A window of Fragaria vesca subsp. vesca linkage group LG7, FraVesHawaii_1.0, whole genome shotgun sequence contains these coding sequences:
- the LOC101306167 gene encoding reticulon-like protein B5-like, with the protein MAEHGEDAKAEHGLMEKMTEKIHDHHDSSSSSSSDSDTEKPKPAAEESPKEKVFRLFGRERPVHHVLGGGKPADVFLWRNKKISAGVLGGATVVYVLFELVEYHLLTLICHILIGALAVMFLWSNAHTIFHKTAPHIPEVSLPEEPFLQVASELRLQINWAFALLHNIASGRELKKFLIVIAGLWVLSIVGSWCNFLTLFYITFVLLHTVPVLYEKYEHKVDPLAEKATIEMKKQYGVFDAKVVTKVRETVLKNKRS; encoded by the exons ATGGCGGAGCACGGTGAGGACGCCAAGGCGGAGCACGGTCTGATGGAGAAGATGACCGAGAAGATCCACGATCATCATGACTCGTCGAGTTCGTCGTCTTCGGATTCCGACACCGAGAAGCCGAAGCCGGCGGCGGAGGAGTCGCCGAAGGAGAAGGTGTTCCGTCTCTTCGGAAGGGAGCGCCCTGTTCATCATGTCTTGGGCGGTGGAAAGC CTGCTGATGTGTTCTTGTGGAGGAACAAGAAGATTTCTGCTGGGGTTCTTGGAGGAGCCACTGTCGTTTATGTTCTTTTTGAGTTGGTTGAATACCATTTGCTCACACTTATCTGCCACATTCTGATTGGTGCCCTAGCAGTGATGTTCCTGTGGTCCAATGCCCATACTATTTTCCACAA GACTGCACCACACATCCCAGAGGTTTCTCTTCCTGAGGAGCCGTTCCTGCAGGTTGCTTCTGAGCTGAGGCTTCAAATCAACTGGGCTTTTGCACTCCTTCATAATATTGCATCTGGAAGAGAGTTGAAGAAATTCCTGATT GTTATTGCTGGCTTGTGGGTTCTTTCTATTGTTGGGAGTTGGTGCAATTTCTTGACCTTGTTTTACATAA CTTTTGTTCTCCTGCACACCGTGCCTGTTCTGTATGAGAAGTATGAACACAAGGTTGACCCACTAGCAGAGAAGGCGACAATTGAGATGAAAAAGCAGTATGGAGTTTTTGATGCCAA
- the LOC101302880 gene encoding uncharacterized protein LOC101302880, translating to MSPPPSSPSSNYLTTLGLGYAIAIALGFLVLLSTLLLASYICCRVSRRSQTQTRTRTQNPNSSSEGVILPRIIFVAEDDDLENPQNDDDNNSAAGLHHNVINSYPKFPFSKELGGGDASTCSICLCDYREFEMLRMMPECRHHFHLLCLDAWLKLNGSCPVCRNSPLPTPLSTPLQEVVPLSQHAADRRWRSLVQFLEMLKSVEVDVTVISFQVIEIDMRKPSVVKLGTWRGVQRSIFILGSFALLISIVTLASKFYSLKSFHVTDTICNYVNTDSQSRIGSHVRITLETVIQKLQQELNKFRDSTTDSSSSAHLLKHSSFLADILGLVESVHESLVQNEGTAQKLGNDVKDIHPLLKPKQQSDEPADYFLIEEIRKYVKIKPNRLGKQNFMGANGTFTSIGHACFAMKKELEEYMTYDIGDICNDDWKLAQKLMVHGCDPLPRRRCFSIAPKIYSKPFPITESLWKLPDNRNVRWSHYRCKNFTCLASNSAPKGFFKCADCFNLSHHEMPRWMKLNADQNLNQTADFLIPEVLQIKPGEIRIGLDFSVGTGTFAARMREFNVTIVSATINLGAPFNEMIALRGLVPLYLTINQRLPFFDNTLDLIHTTRFLDGWIDFVLLDFVLFDWDRVLRPGGLLWIDSFFCVKEDLNDYLESLKMLRYKKHKWVIVPKIDKDDDKEVFFSAVLEKPPRPFR from the exons ATGTCCCCCCCTCCCTCCTCCCCCTCCTCAAATTACCTCACTACCCTCGGCCTCGGCTACGCCATAGCCATCGCCCTCGGCTTCCTCGTCCTCCTCTCCACCCTCCTCCTCGCCTCCTACATCTGCTGCCGCGTCTCCCGCCGCTCCCAAACCCAAACCCGAACCCGAACCCAAAACCCCAACTCCTCCTCAGAAGGTGTCATCCTCCCCCGCATCATCTTCGTCGCCGAAGACGACGACCTCGAGAACCCACAAAACGACGATGACAACAACTCCGCCGCCGGGCTCCACCACAACGTCATCAACTCCTACCCGAAGTTCCCGTTTTCCAAGGAGCTCGGGGGCGGCGACGCGTCCACGTGTTCCATCTGCCTCTGCGACTATCGGGAATTCGAGATGCTGAGGATGATGCCCGAGTGCCGGCATCACTTTCACCTCTTGTGCCTCGACGCCTGGCTCAAGCTCAACGGCTCCTGCCCCGTCTGCCGGAACTCGCCGCTCCCGACGCCGCTGTCGACGCCGCTGCAGGAGGTCGTGCCGCTGAGCCAGCACGCCGCCGATCGGAGATGGAGGAG CCTTGTACAGTTTCTGGAAATGCTTAAATCTGTAGAAGTTGATGTAACAGTGATCT CTTTTCAGGTCATTGAGATAGATATGAGGAAACCAAGTGTTGTGAAGTTGGGAACATGGAGAGGAGTTCAGAGGTCAATTTTCATATTGGGTAGTTTTGCTCTTCTCATCTCTATTGTTACATTAGCATCCAAATTCTACTCTCTCAAATCATTTCATGTTACTGATACCATCTGCAATTATGTAAATACTGATAGTCAAAGCAGGATTGGCAGTCATGTAAGAATCACTCTTGAAACTGTGATTCAGAAACTCCAACAGGAACTTAACAAGTTCAGAGATTCAACAACAGATTCGTCGTCATCTGCGCATTTGTTGAAGCACAGTTCGTTTCTTGCTGATATTTTGGGATTAGTCGAGTCGGTGCACGAATCTCTGGTGCAGAACGAAGGGACGGCTCAGAAGTTAGGCAATGATGTCAAAGACATCCATCCTCTGCTAAAACCGAAGCAACAATCCGATGAGCCTGCGGACTACTTTCTGATAGAAGAGATTCGGAAGTATGTCAAGATCAAACCGAACAGATTGGGAAAGCAGAATTTCATGGGAGCTAATGGGACTTTCACTAGCATTGGCCATGCTTGCTTTGCTATGAAGAAAGAACTTGAAGAATACATGACCTATGACATTGGTGATATCTGCAATGATGACTGGAAGCTAGCTCAGAAGCTCATGGTTCATGGATGTGATCCACTTCCGAGGAGGAGGTGCTTCTCTATTGCCCCAAAGATATATAGCAAGCCATTCCCAATTACTGAGTCCTTGTGGAAGCTCCCGGACAACAGAAATGTGCGGTGGAGTCACTATCGGTGCAAGAACTTTACTTGCCTCGCAAGTAATTCCGCTCCCAAGGGGTTCTTCAAATGTGCAGATTGCTTCAATCTGTCACACCATGAAATGCCTAGATGGATGAAACTAAATGCAGACCAGAATTTGAATCAGACTGCGGATTTTCTTATTCCTGAAGTGCTTCAGATCAAGCCGGGGGAGATCAGAATCGGACTGGATTTTAGCGTAGGCACGGGGACTTTTGCAGCTAGGATGAGGGAGTTCAATGTCACCATTGTCTCGGCAACAATCAATCTCGGGGCACCTTTCAACGAAATGATAGCTCTTCGTGGACTCGTCCCTCTTTACTTGACAATCAATCAAAGGCTACCATTCTTCGACAACACTTTGGATTTGATCCACACCACAAGATTTCTTGATGGCTGGATTGATTTTGTGCTGCTAGACTTTGTTCTGTTTGATTGGGATAGAGTTCTGAGGCCTGGGGGTTTGCTTTGGATTGACAGCTTCTTCTGTGTGAAGGAAGATTTGAATGATTATTTGGAGTCCCTGAAGATGCTGAGGTACAAGAAGCACAAATGGGTTATTGTTCCAAAGATTGATAAAGATGATGACAAAGAGGTTTTCTTTTCTGCTGTTCTAGAAAAGCCACCTAGACCATTCCGGTAA